One candidate division WOR-3 bacterium genomic window, GTACGGAACCGCAGATGCGAGCGAAGGCCAGTATCACGGCAGCCACGTAAACGGCACGGTCGCAGGCAACGATTCAGTCATGGGAGGAACGAGTTACTACGACGGTATGGCCAAGGATGCCCGGCTGTATTTTGTGGACTTGACCAACGGTACGAGCTTTGTGGTCAGCTCCAACCTGTACACTGTGTGGGACACGGTCCATGCCGGTCGGGGGTTGCCAGATTCGCTGCGACCTATCTGGCAGGCGTCCGGTTCGTGGCGATACTCGAACTCACAGGGAACCTACCTGCTGCAGGATGCATCGACCGACCAGTTCGGCTGGGAGCACAAGGACTTTCTGAATATCTTTGCCGCGGGCAACGAGGGTTCGACTGCGCGTACTGTCGGCAACCCGTCTCTTGCCAAGAGTGTTCTTACCATCGGCGCGGACAGTAATGGTACGAAATCCAACAAGATAGCGTCGTTCTCAAGCCGGGGTCCAAGCCAGGACAACCGATACAAGCCTAACATCATGGCGACTGGTGTGAACCTTTACTCGGCCCAGGCTGCGCCTTCGACCAACGGCTACAGCTCGATGTCCGGTACCTCGATGGCGACGCCGACCGCGAATGGAGCGGTCGGACTCATGCGCTGCTACCTGCAGGAGGGCTTTTACCCGACGGGCGTGTCAGAACCCGGGAACCGGTTGGTCTATAACTCGGCCGCGCTCCTGCGATCGATGGCGATTGCTTCGGCTGACCCAAATGTCGGCTCCTATACTGTTCCGGACTACAACATCGGTTGGGGCCGGGTCAACGCCGAATCGGTGCTGTACTTCGCCGGTGACCTGCGCGAGCTCTTGCTCTGCGACGATACCTTTGGTCTTGCAACCGGCGAATACAAGGAGCAGACTTTCCGGGTGGCTTCTTCGATTCCGCTACGGGTCTGTCTTGCCTGGACCGACACCGCGGCCGCACCTAATGCCAATCCGACGCTCGTGAACGATCTGAATCTCGAACTCACTTCACCGGGCGGCACCAAGTACCGGGGCAACCAGTACACATCAGGTCAGTCAACGCCCAACCCGACAAGCTGGGACAACCGCAACGTTGAGGAGTGCTGTCGGGTCAATTCTCCAGATGCCGGGCTTTGGACGATCAGGGTCTATGGCCAGAACGTCCGAACCGCTCAGAAACAGTGGTTTGCTTGGACCATTACCGGTGATTTGAGTACGCAGGTTGTGCCGGGTAAAGACGTGGGCGTGCGGACGATAGTTCGACCGGTGGGCCAGGTGGACTCTGGCAGCGTGGTGGTGCCATCAGCCGAGATCGAGAACTATGGCAGTACCGATGAAACGGTTCTTACCGAGTTCCGTATCGGTACAGATTATACCGATACACTGACGGTTCTGGTGCTGGCCGGTCAACGGAGCACGGTTTCATACAAGGCCTGGACCGCAGGAACGGTCGGAACGTTCCCGGTCCGCTGCTCTACGGCGCTTGCTGGCGACACATTCCCGGCAAACAACTTCCTAGTGGATACAGTGACGGTCGTGCCCCTGTCTGGTATTGCCGGGCCGTCTGAGCTGCCTAGGGTTTACAGCCTTGCCAACCCGGTTCCGAATCCAGTGAAGTGGACAGCCCGGATTCGCTTCGGGCTGCCAAGGCCGGGACATGTTAGGGTTTCGGTATATTCAGTACTCGGAACGCTCATCGAGACACTGGCTGATGAACCGTTACCTGCCGGCTATCACGAATTAGTCTGGGACGTCTGCCAGGTCCCTGGCGGCATCTATTTGCTGCGCCTTGAGGCCGGGGATTACACGGCGACACGCAAGTTCGTGCTTGACCGTTAGTGCTGAAGGGATTTCCTAGCTGCGGCCGGGCTTCTCCCCGGCCGCAGGTTCTTCGTCGGTTTCGATCGTCGGGAAGTAGTGGGTCGGAGGTCCGGCGCTAAGCGGACGACGTTGTCCGGGTTCAGAACGATATTCCACGCAACTAGCTCGATCTAATGCCGCGTTCGCCCAGTAGTCGTCCTGCTCAGTGTCTCCGACTGCGCCTGCGTCGCCTTTCGCTCATCAGCGGTTTTGTTCTTGTCGCAGACTTCATCGTTCTCGGCAGGGTCCGGTTCGACGTGCTATAAAGCAGTTAGGCAGAGGTTCGGAGAGGCGTCCTAACAACCGCTTCGGCAAGCATACAAAGAACCGTTCTGTATGGTCTTTCGTGAACTGCTTCGGAACCTGTTCCGCTTGTCCTGCGACCTAGCGTGTCGGCAAAGAGGCCGAGTAAGGCACCGAAAAAACCGGTGACAAATATGCAGAGAACCACCATGACAATAACTGCCTGGAGAACGGCCTCTGGGCAGCTCACTCACCTGATGGCTTCGGATGCATTGTCTTGAGCACAATCACCGGTGTGACAGAGAGTTGACACCGGAAACAAGCTGCAGGCGGCTTGCAGCCCCCTATCATGGTCAAGTTGTCAGTGTTGCTATTCCGAGTTGGGCCCTGAGGTCGTCTGACTGCCGCGTTAGCGCAGAACGACAATCC contains:
- a CDS encoding S8 family serine peptidase; the protein is MKYVCAIAVLFTVMTGPVLARPGHHYNMGPVHRFSPVPTEEANLVTFANGWVIDTQQGEPNLPEDLCIEANSADELYHIVQFTGPIDQQWFRTLASAGIRSFGYLPQYAVLAQLNAGQREFVAGLPFVNWVGLFQPVYKLELDLLGKTGVRRFSVVLMPDADATAATRLVEDCGGEVLLVDTSCPSTTMEVVLDTRHIPELARLNDVLWIQAWSEPTTCNNSAQWVVQAGWLATAPPDTSLTARKVWANGVRGQGVILSVHDTGLNTGHNMFKDPALSITPPGIWPTHRKVVAYKRYGTADASEGQYHGSHVNGTVAGNDSVMGGTSYYDGMAKDARLYFVDLTNGTSFVVSSNLYTVWDTVHAGRGLPDSLRPIWQASGSWRYSNSQGTYLLQDASTDQFGWEHKDFLNIFAAGNEGSTARTVGNPSLAKSVLTIGADSNGTKSNKIASFSSRGPSQDNRYKPNIMATGVNLYSAQAAPSTNGYSSMSGTSMATPTANGAVGLMRCYLQEGFYPTGVSEPGNRLVYNSAALLRSMAIASADPNVGSYTVPDYNIGWGRVNAESVLYFAGDLRELLLCDDTFGLATGEYKEQTFRVASSIPLRVCLAWTDTAAAPNANPTLVNDLNLELTSPGGTKYRGNQYTSGQSTPNPTSWDNRNVEECCRVNSPDAGLWTIRVYGQNVRTAQKQWFAWTITGDLSTQVVPGKDVGVRTIVRPVGQVDSGSVVVPSAEIENYGSTDETVLTEFRIGTDYTDTLTVLVLAGQRSTVSYKAWTAGTVGTFPVRCSTALAGDTFPANNFLVDTVTVVPLSGIAGPSELPRVYSLANPVPNPVKWTARIRFGLPRPGHVRVSVYSVLGTLIETLADEPLPAGYHELVWDVCQVPGGIYLLRLEAGDYTATRKFVLDR